In the genome of Patescibacteria group bacterium, one region contains:
- a CDS encoding helix-turn-helix transcriptional regulator: protein MTKKSNSYELDLQKDLRDPEFKKYFDEYGKQLEAAYRVLNLRKKKKMSQQTLAKKLGTSQAAVARMEAGNQNFSLKMLGKIADVFGKELKISFE, encoded by the coding sequence TAAAAAATCAAATTCTTACGAGCTTGACTTACAAAAAGATTTAAGAGATCCCGAATTTAAAAAGTATTTTGATGAATATGGTAAACAACTTGAAGCCGCTTACCGAGTTTTAAATTTACGCAAAAAGAAAAAAATGAGCCAGCAAACTCTGGCCAAAAAACTCGGTACCAGCCAAGCTGCGGTCGCTCGCATGGAAGCCGGCAATCAAAACTTTTCTTTAAAAATGCTGGGAAAAATTGCTGATGTTTTTGGCAAAGAGTTGAAGATTTCGTTTGAATAA